One segment of Ricinus communis isolate WT05 ecotype wild-type chromosome 8, ASM1957865v1, whole genome shotgun sequence DNA contains the following:
- the LOC8271896 gene encoding zinc finger A20 and AN1 domain-containing stress-associated protein 3 isoform X2, translating to MAEEHRCQAQRLCVNNCGFFGSPATQNLCSKCHRDLQLKEQQSSNAKLAFSQTLSASSSSSSSSSSSPSAASVSISISSPPIVDLPEVSSKAEVVVEDKEETAAETVVRPNRCLTCRKRVGLTGFKCRCEMVFCGTHRYPEQHGCTFDFKAMGKKQIAKANPVVKAEKLEKI from the coding sequence ATGGCGGAAGAGCACAGATGCCAAGCACAGCGTCTCTGCGTGAACAATTGCGGATTTTTCGGTAGTCCGGCCACGCAAAACCTTTGTTCAAAATGTCACCGTGATCTCCAACTCAAAGAACAGCAATCTTCCAACGCAAAACTCGCCTTCAGCCAAACCCTAAGCGCATCATCGTCGTCATCGTCGTCATCGTCGTCGTCGCCGTCAGCGGCTTCtgtttctatttctatttcatCTCCTCCGATCGTTGACCTACCGGAGGTCAGCAGCAAAGCTGAGGTGGTGGTAGAGGATAAGGAGGAGACAGCGGCGGAGACGGTGGTGCGGCCGAATAGGTGCTTGACGTGCAGGAAGCGCGTGGGGCTCACGGGGTTCAAGTGCAGGTGTGAGATGGTGTTTTGTGGGACCCATAGGTACCCGGAGCAACACGGCTGTACTTTTGATTTTAAAGCTATGGGCAAAAAGCAGATTGCTAAAGCCAATCCTGTTGTGAAGGCAGAGAAATTGGAGAAGATATGA